Proteins found in one Streptococcus anginosus subsp. whileyi MAS624 genomic segment:
- a CDS encoding pLS20_p028 family conjugation system transmembrane protein produces the protein MNYQTYSDLVKDLSKDFFDMNGPTNGNITGDNATKFAQFYNYWGNYLEPTPAFLTYFMAIPGGIGKALYQITASLEHVFNNMFKLFGLFGYLGDQKTIIGQFFYWFQIVGVTIFTLLLVASAITGVFTKPTKYKNVIVNFLLVTFVTSVMPLSLTTIATALAQDAQTIQTISGDKGTEYSSLSIQPMKNNVVDLKVLVDHDFNTELFPMDDYGYIKPVKAGSTALNKITDSKDKRDTPDFATKIDFAAKYGASNEEQLKDWEKKKAGIKGLFLHKLNSNHDGVETITTHRIVDGLNAFEAVYLRYKVNWIGMFMQYIILIILLMSMSIKFVKSVFDIIMEAVISPIQGYTSLSSNKKYKELLRTIGGAFAGIIFEVVIMRMTLEICRDLPTLSVTAITKLSGGFYDGLNMWEQCLAASIVYIGVFLAAMQGVTMIERWLGVSTGHSETAQQLLGAMMMGNAFATGAGAIGKGGFALAQGAGNMAMKTPGAVKNASKHVGNSLATTGGGIQGIFNAVKDQGIGNTVKGGISNAVDLAEVMGQKAVDYAGGVMDNLDDKAQTGLYSTYNALKNDDIPDQARFRSGDNNEPEYTLNPSGMYGGEPLFEDPSMADGGVSDPTISNIQQESQKEDFKGISEPSSPNPTLSDKNALTNSTNSVASQTPKAPSSKPNSPSSARNNLNQSLYQMNRMQQQAQQAGQYMQGQSHIKGAEIEDEEDR, from the coding sequence TTGAATTATCAAACATATTCAGATTTAGTAAAAGATCTAAGTAAAGATTTTTTTGATATGAATGGACCCACGAATGGAAATATTACTGGAGATAATGCTACTAAATTTGCTCAGTTCTATAATTACTGGGGAAATTATCTAGAGCCGACTCCAGCTTTCCTGACTTATTTTATGGCTATTCCAGGAGGAATTGGAAAAGCCTTATACCAAATAACCGCTAGCTTAGAACATGTTTTTAACAATATGTTTAAGCTCTTTGGTCTCTTTGGCTATTTAGGTGATCAGAAAACCATTATCGGACAATTCTTTTATTGGTTTCAAATTGTAGGAGTCACGATTTTCACATTGCTTTTAGTGGCAAGTGCAATCACAGGTGTCTTCACAAAGCCGACAAAGTACAAGAATGTGATTGTTAATTTTCTGTTGGTTACTTTTGTTACCTCGGTTATGCCTCTATCTCTTACAACGATTGCGACTGCTCTAGCACAAGATGCTCAAACGATTCAAACGATTTCGGGAGATAAGGGAACAGAATATTCCTCTCTTTCTATTCAACCTATGAAAAATAATGTGGTAGATTTAAAAGTTTTAGTTGATCATGATTTTAATACAGAATTATTCCCAATGGATGATTATGGTTATATTAAACCCGTCAAAGCAGGATCTACAGCACTAAATAAGATTACAGATAGTAAGGACAAGCGAGATACACCAGATTTTGCGACTAAAATTGATTTTGCTGCAAAATACGGAGCATCTAATGAGGAACAACTTAAAGATTGGGAAAAGAAAAAAGCAGGAATTAAAGGTCTCTTTTTACATAAGTTAAATTCTAATCATGATGGTGTGGAAACTATCACAACACATAGAATTGTTGACGGATTAAATGCTTTTGAAGCAGTATATCTTCGCTATAAGGTTAACTGGATTGGCATGTTTATGCAGTATATTATTTTGATTATTTTGCTGATGAGTATGTCTATCAAGTTTGTCAAATCGGTCTTTGATATTATCATGGAAGCTGTGATTTCTCCAATTCAAGGCTATACTTCCCTTTCTTCCAATAAGAAGTACAAGGAACTCCTACGAACGATAGGAGGGGCATTTGCTGGTATTATATTTGAAGTAGTTATTATGCGAATGACCTTAGAAATTTGTCGAGATTTACCAACCTTATCCGTGACCGCTATCACAAAACTTTCCGGTGGATTCTACGACGGATTGAACATGTGGGAACAATGTCTGGCCGCAAGTATCGTTTATATTGGTGTCTTCTTGGCAGCTATGCAGGGAGTGACCATGATTGAACGTTGGCTAGGTGTCTCAACAGGACATAGCGAGACAGCTCAACAATTGCTTGGTGCAATGATGATGGGAAATGCCTTTGCGACAGGTGCCGGTGCGATTGGTAAAGGTGGTTTCGCATTAGCACAAGGCGCTGGCAATATGGCAATGAAAACACCTGGAGCAGTTAAGAACGCAAGTAAACATGTTGGAAATAGCCTTGCTACAACAGGTGGAGGCATTCAAGGTATCTTTAATGCAGTCAAAGACCAAGGAATAGGAAATACCGTAAAAGGTGGGATCAGTAATGCGGTTGATTTAGCCGAAGTGATGGGGCAAAAAGCAGTGGATTATGCTGGAGGTGTCATGGATAACCTGGATGATAAAGCCCAAACAGGATTATATTCAACTTACAATGCTTTGAAGAATGACGATATTCCGGATCAAGCTCGTTTTAGATCTGGTGATAATAATGAACCCGAATATACCTTGAATCCTTCAGGCATGTATGGCGGAGAACCACTTTTTGAGGATCCTTCTATGGCAGATGGTGGAGTCAGTGACCCAACCATATCAAATATCCAACAAGAGTCTCAGAAAGAAGACTTCAAGGGAATCAGTGAGCCAAGTAGTCCTAATCCTACTTTGAGCGATAAAAACGCTCTAACCAATTCAACTAATTCAGTTGCTTCCCAAACACCAAAAGCACCATCTTCTAAGCCAAATTCACCTTCTTCAGCCAGAAATAACTTGAATCAGTCCCTCTATCAGATGAATCGAATGCAGCAACAAGCTCAACAAGCCGGTCAATATATGCAAGGACAGAGTCATATAAAAGGGGCTGAAATAGAGGATGAGGAAGATAGGTGA
- a CDS encoding BRCT domain-containing protein, producing the protein MKLSDKKIVITGSLRPMTREEVILFLKDQGATVQGFISAQTDILIVGHKQLDLFQVDKRSKKYEAALSRIAEGQAITLLSEEEFFQIVKKSQS; encoded by the coding sequence ATGAAGCTTTCTGATAAAAAGATTGTGATTACAGGTAGTTTAAGACCGATGACAAGAGAAGAAGTTATTCTTTTCTTAAAGGATCAAGGAGCTACGGTACAAGGGTTTATATCAGCTCAAACCGATATTCTAATCGTAGGTCATAAACAATTGGATCTCTTTCAAGTAGATAAGCGTTCCAAAAAGTATGAGGCTGCTCTTTCTCGAATCGCAGAAGGACAAGCTATTACGCTTTTATCTGAAGAAGAATTCTTTCAGATCGTTAAGAAGTCTCAATCATGA
- a CDS encoding DUF5592 family protein: MNEKYGVPRDIKARMKMIGLFMADISFVGLSGIIALRYATKIFPTEQWFQMILFIVLSMLLSLYLVFPANGGKKNWNTLYLFFRRRRRRYISLDYQKRTGER, encoded by the coding sequence ATGAATGAAAAATATGGTGTCCCCAGAGACATTAAAGCTCGAATGAAAATGATTGGTTTGTTTATGGCAGACATTAGTTTTGTTGGCTTATCAGGAATCATTGCTTTACGATATGCGACCAAAATTTTTCCTACTGAACAATGGTTTCAAATGATTCTATTTATTGTATTAAGTATGCTGCTGTCTTTGTATCTTGTGTTTCCAGCTAATGGCGGCAAGAAAAATTGGAATACACTCTATCTATTCTTCCGCCGGCGGAGAAGACGATATATTAGTTTAGATTACCAAAAAAGAACAGGAGAAAGATAA
- a CDS encoding virulence factor, with protein sequence MPKISKRKQRKLQAEGYDLEFISQVQPQGNIDFKKHDRYWVSGDGCHTVLHYYEYPSEDLDQFWLTDLMQISGTRSFLSLYRENNTELKKDITDSIEEKSTRITGNSKLTDNQQELDEIHDLQQLNREITKKNIAMLGMYVRVFASATTKEELFKKVEEIKDKTSNYKSTILSGELDFEYHSPFIPAKYQVDLPNNRKGRSVRAHDLAGGYFFNHTKLEDQRGFYLGWTPTKGAVNFNFLERNEKRTRSFMILSGNPKMGQKSFLLKHTDGLYAKGNYIRNFDANGTFTELTQKQYGLILDLSGEVNRINIFQIFPTATNTEGIEVDEQQSYKLHIEKLKNILKLLNDQVTGDDLITFGKILNEFYIAENLWFVNPALHEDELRATQLDNEDYPILSDFLLYLDDYKRRLTQKRQKDEEELKSVKRIYNTFDEMLTSNASMFEGITEFQDISTEQVVTFDLSGLKNMPNLLNAQIFSVLSLVSADIVNNGKRCKRLLKENPKLSEMDLEHYIVNISEAQTLINPRYETSVELLADVIDSMGENFAGVVLSVNSLQGILFEAGSGNHKDPYVIAVKRIFELMQYRVFAQTDETSVPLLANALTSSMNQSELETLPRLSKGQLFMNIAGVGNLVFNQQLLQSEVQRYGGIQ encoded by the coding sequence ATGCCAAAGATTTCAAAACGGAAACAACGAAAGTTACAAGCTGAGGGCTATGACTTGGAATTTATCAGTCAAGTGCAACCTCAAGGAAATATTGACTTCAAAAAGCATGACCGCTATTGGGTCAGTGGAGATGGTTGTCATACTGTCCTTCATTATTACGAATATCCTTCAGAGGATTTAGATCAATTTTGGTTGACAGATTTAATGCAAATTTCTGGAACTCGTTCTTTTCTTTCTCTTTATCGAGAAAACAATACAGAGCTTAAAAAAGATATAACGGATTCGATTGAAGAAAAGTCAACTCGAATCACGGGGAATAGCAAACTAACAGATAACCAGCAAGAGTTGGATGAAATTCACGATTTACAACAACTGAATCGTGAGATTACTAAGAAAAATATAGCAATGTTAGGAATGTATGTTCGTGTCTTTGCTTCAGCTACTACAAAGGAGGAACTCTTTAAAAAGGTAGAGGAAATTAAAGATAAGACCTCTAATTATAAATCAACTATCCTTTCAGGGGAATTAGATTTTGAATATCATTCTCCCTTTATTCCTGCTAAATATCAAGTTGACTTGCCAAATAATCGAAAAGGAAGATCCGTTAGAGCCCACGATTTAGCTGGTGGTTACTTCTTCAACCATACCAAGTTAGAAGACCAAAGAGGTTTTTATCTAGGCTGGACTCCTACGAAAGGTGCTGTCAACTTTAACTTTCTTGAGAGAAATGAAAAGCGGACTCGTTCCTTTATGATTCTGTCCGGAAATCCTAAAATGGGGCAAAAATCCTTTTTATTGAAGCACACAGACGGCTTGTATGCAAAAGGTAATTATATTCGGAATTTTGATGCGAATGGAACGTTTACAGAATTAACTCAAAAACAATATGGCTTAATTCTAGATTTATCAGGTGAAGTCAATCGTATTAACATTTTTCAGATTTTCCCAACTGCTACCAATACAGAGGGAATAGAAGTGGATGAACAACAATCCTATAAACTGCATATTGAAAAGTTGAAAAATATCCTGAAGTTATTGAACGATCAAGTCACAGGAGATGATCTCATTACTTTCGGAAAAATTTTGAATGAGTTTTACATCGCAGAGAACTTATGGTTTGTAAACCCGGCTCTACATGAAGATGAATTAAGAGCTACTCAGTTAGACAATGAAGATTATCCGATTTTATCTGATTTTCTGCTCTATTTGGATGATTACAAACGCCGATTAACCCAAAAGAGACAAAAAGATGAAGAAGAACTGAAATCCGTCAAACGAATTTATAATACGTTTGATGAGATGTTGACATCTAACGCTTCTATGTTTGAAGGTATAACAGAATTTCAAGATATTTCAACCGAACAAGTCGTAACTTTTGATTTATCAGGATTGAAAAATATGCCGAACTTATTAAATGCTCAAATCTTTTCCGTTTTGTCTCTTGTCTCGGCAGATATTGTCAATAATGGAAAACGTTGCAAGCGGCTCTTAAAAGAAAATCCTAAGTTATCTGAAATGGATTTAGAACACTATATCGTTAATATTAGCGAGGCACAAACTCTCATCAATCCACGCTATGAAACAAGTGTTGAATTGTTAGCAGATGTCATTGATTCGATGGGAGAAAACTTTGCAGGAGTTGTTCTTTCCGTAAATTCATTACAAGGTATTCTTTTTGAAGCTGGTTCTGGAAATCATAAAGATCCGTATGTGATTGCTGTAAAACGCATTTTTGAGCTGATGCAATACCGTGTCTTTGCACAAACAGATGAAACTAGCGTTCCATTGCTTGCCAATGCGTTAACGAGCTCTATGAATCAATCGGAATTAGAAACATTACCTCGCCTTAGTAAAGGGCAATTGTTTATGAATATTGCAGGAGTTGGAAACCTGGTATTCAATCAACAGTTGCTTCAGTCAGAAGTTCAACGCTATGGTGGAATTCAATAA
- a CDS encoding CHAP domain-containing protein encodes MKKWFNFKIVLFLGSIITSIVVFMMMLTSILGAISSKQDDCSTTETTITSSPTSSGNASIDSFVKEHENAYIESWRVGGFLPSASIAQTMAETSFSMNVPSFASAHNMGGVKWTSAATYPKTIELFGSNAVSGSGSGTTVGDNTGGGYTWFKDFDVGIVGKAEFMSRQSLYKAAINNIDGVGTLNAIADGGWATDPNYKTTLNQIYQNLGSKYKWLDEKAISKYGQKPVNLTESSTNTANSPSTSISSAEEENPCEDSSDSGSVADGTGTVPADATAWGYQPDNLPASLKPYIIDPKRLGMNYGGTQGWNLTGSGPSLDGQCVNLTISMANIMYGHSGNVLGNGVDQAGAWSRIFGNSVKKKPKKGAIFSNSSIPQYGHTGIVCHVFQDGSVLICEQNTPISGWDSYHKAYTWNYRIVRPETQKAEQWTFAYPDNKAPKLTK; translated from the coding sequence TTGAAAAAGTGGTTCAATTTTAAAATTGTTCTTTTTCTTGGCTCTATCATTACATCTATTGTGGTCTTTATGATGATGTTGACGAGTATTTTGGGAGCTATATCCAGTAAGCAGGATGACTGTTCTACTACTGAAACAACCATTACTTCCAGTCCAACTAGTTCAGGAAATGCCTCTATTGATTCTTTTGTAAAGGAACATGAGAATGCTTATATAGAATCATGGAGAGTTGGGGGCTTCTTACCTTCGGCTTCCATTGCTCAAACAATGGCTGAAACTTCTTTTTCTATGAATGTGCCTTCTTTCGCTTCAGCGCACAATATGGGCGGTGTCAAATGGACTTCAGCGGCAACTTATCCCAAGACGATTGAATTATTTGGCTCTAATGCTGTTTCAGGTAGTGGTTCAGGAACGACTGTTGGAGATAATACTGGTGGTGGTTATACTTGGTTTAAAGATTTTGATGTTGGAATTGTTGGAAAAGCAGAGTTCATGAGTCGTCAAAGCCTTTACAAGGCAGCTATCAATAACATAGATGGCGTTGGAACATTAAATGCAATTGCAGATGGTGGCTGGGCGACTGATCCAAATTATAAGACAACTCTTAATCAAATTTATCAGAATTTAGGAAGTAAATACAAATGGTTAGATGAAAAAGCCATTTCAAAATACGGACAAAAACCTGTAAACTTAACTGAATCCTCTACCAATACAGCTAATTCGCCATCAACCTCTATTTCTTCCGCTGAAGAAGAAAATCCCTGTGAAGATTCTTCAGACAGTGGAAGTGTAGCTGATGGAACGGGAACAGTCCCAGCTGATGCAACCGCTTGGGGTTATCAGCCGGACAATCTCCCAGCTAGTTTAAAACCTTATATTATTGATCCTAAACGCCTTGGAATGAACTACGGAGGAACACAAGGTTGGAATTTAACAGGCAGTGGCCCATCATTAGATGGTCAATGTGTAAATTTAACGATCAGTATGGCAAATATCATGTACGGACATTCTGGAAATGTTTTAGGAAATGGGGTTGATCAAGCAGGTGCTTGGTCAAGGATATTTGGAAATTCAGTCAAGAAAAAACCAAAAAAAGGGGCAATCTTTTCTAATTCCTCTATTCCCCAATACGGGCATACAGGAATTGTCTGCCATGTATTCCAAGATGGATCTGTCTTGATTTGTGAGCAGAATACCCCAATAAGCGGTTGGGATTCTTATCATAAGGCTTATACCTGGAATTATCGAATTGTCCGTCCAGAAACACAAAAGGCAGAACAATGGACGTTTGCATATCCGGATAACAAAGCTCCAAAATTGACTAAATAA
- a CDS encoding ParA family protein has product MTKIYTTNIKKGGVGKTTITFNGAFYLAVKKNKRVLLIDLDDSCNLTKRFIDYYEEPIPEISTVKALFSDVVPVPLRLTDHLSIIAGYDHLNELTKEVEAGKGRGYLLSWYYSQLDFIEANYDYILIDTHNDFSIFTNNAIAVSDVVLAIADIDEDAIEKLKLEERQITQLTKDFINPMTNQSFVNTRLIKVGNKVVKNTSDSQAFKRAFEAMMKRDNQFLGYFEGRSLFGKTKTTRQPLTSLEESHQTPSYRQFFKNTWELFDKIYTLPIE; this is encoded by the coding sequence ATGACAAAGATTTATACAACAAATATAAAAAAGGGTGGAGTTGGAAAAACAACTATAACATTTAATGGCGCATTTTATTTGGCTGTCAAGAAAAACAAACGAGTTTTACTCATAGATTTAGATGATTCTTGCAATTTGACAAAGCGTTTTATTGATTATTACGAAGAACCAATTCCAGAAATTTCTACTGTAAAAGCTTTATTCTCAGATGTTGTTCCAGTTCCTCTTCGATTAACTGATCATTTATCTATTATTGCAGGATACGATCATCTTAATGAATTGACAAAAGAAGTAGAAGCAGGAAAAGGAAGAGGCTATCTACTATCCTGGTATTACAGCCAATTAGATTTTATTGAAGCAAATTATGATTATATTTTGATTGATACGCATAATGATTTCAGTATTTTTACCAATAATGCGATTGCTGTGTCAGATGTAGTATTAGCTATTGCGGACATAGATGAAGATGCTATTGAAAAATTAAAACTAGAAGAACGACAAATCACTCAATTAACAAAAGACTTTATCAATCCTATGACGAATCAAAGCTTTGTCAATACAAGATTGATTAAAGTTGGAAATAAGGTAGTCAAAAATACAAGTGATTCTCAGGCGTTCAAGCGAGCTTTTGAAGCAATGATGAAAAGAGATAATCAATTTCTAGGTTATTTTGAAGGGCGGAGTTTATTTGGTAAGACCAAAACAACTAGACAACCCTTGACTTCATTAGAAGAATCTCATCAAACGCCGTCTTATCGCCAATTTTTCAAAAATACTTGGGAGTTGTTTGATAAAATTTATACTCTCCCAATTGAATAA
- a CDS encoding ISLre2 family transposase, with protein MKVIDERKLKEKFIVGTEKDFYRNIKKYDESMIPVMKARGYTCIRSAERTVAFTFGEFCFSRRKWKRGPEWYSPVDVWLGLDKNSRYSKELIYQIAELSTMMSYDHVVKVVQMMYHVKITKPTVIKTVKFADQLRNQYEEYQYYQEEVKKKDKIKADIIFVEGDGVFLRVLDEENKASYRDFAHFVIHTGSKKIEKNRWKLENKKSIMSISNRHAREMVLDYLYQNFEITENTILITNSDGGHGYTPYVFKEFAKVLGIKRHEHFWDEFHVYKEIDQTYKGYPEDLKNKLYQSIQTHDKKLLRTVLDTTESLLTSAEEENFSKFSKKFLRNFQYTKPLELRGFRYLPIGIMESQHRKITYRMKKRGMIWSQTGAESMTNMILLSKSGQLRELFFGEWRKEYQEYKAAEELTAATIKVRQNHIKKDYQFYSLKKRW; from the coding sequence GTGAAAGTAATAGATGAACGTAAGTTGAAAGAAAAATTTATAGTAGGAACTGAGAAAGACTTTTATCGGAACATTAAAAAATATGATGAATCAATGATTCCTGTAATGAAAGCAAGAGGTTATACTTGTATTCGTTCAGCTGAAAGGACTGTTGCGTTTACATTTGGTGAGTTCTGCTTCAGTAGGAGGAAATGGAAACGTGGACCAGAGTGGTACTCACCGGTTGATGTATGGCTAGGGTTAGATAAAAACAGTCGTTATTCTAAAGAACTGATTTATCAAATTGCAGAATTATCTACAATGATGTCTTATGACCATGTTGTTAAAGTTGTTCAAATGATGTATCATGTTAAGATTACAAAACCAACAGTCATTAAGACAGTAAAGTTTGCGGATCAATTGAGAAACCAGTACGAAGAATACCAATATTACCAGGAAGAAGTGAAAAAGAAAGATAAAATTAAAGCTGATATTATTTTTGTGGAAGGAGACGGGGTATTCTTACGAGTTTTAGACGAAGAGAACAAAGCTAGTTATAGAGACTTTGCTCATTTTGTGATTCATACAGGTAGTAAAAAAATTGAAAAGAATCGCTGGAAATTGGAAAATAAAAAGAGTATTATGTCAATCAGTAATCGACATGCTAGAGAGATGGTCTTGGATTATCTTTATCAAAATTTTGAAATTACCGAAAATACAATTCTAATTACAAATTCTGATGGTGGTCACGGTTATACACCTTATGTATTTAAAGAATTTGCCAAAGTATTAGGAATAAAACGTCATGAACACTTTTGGGATGAGTTCCATGTTTATAAAGAAATTGACCAAACGTATAAAGGTTATCCGGAAGATTTAAAGAATAAACTATATCAATCTATTCAAACGCATGATAAAAAATTGTTACGAACAGTATTGGATACAACAGAGTCGTTATTGACTTCCGCCGAAGAAGAAAATTTTTCAAAATTCTCTAAAAAGTTCTTAAGAAATTTTCAATATACAAAACCGCTTGAATTGAGGGGCTTTCGATATTTACCAATAGGCATTATGGAATCTCAGCATAGAAAGATTACTTATCGGATGAAAAAGAGAGGAATGATATGGAGTCAAACAGGAGCAGAATCGATGACTAATATGATCCTATTATCAAAATCCGGTCAATTAAGAGAATTATTCTTTGGTGAGTGGCGAAAAGAGTATCAGGAATATAAAGCAGCAGAAGAGTTGACTGCTGCAACAATCAAGGTTCGACAGAATCATATCAAAAAGGATTATCAATTTTACAGCTTGAAAAAAAGATGGTAA
- the pyrR gene encoding bifunctional pyr operon transcriptional regulator/uracil phosphoribosyltransferase PyrR → MKTKEVVDGLTMKRAITRITYEIIERNKELDKIVLIGIKTRGVYIAQRIQERLAQLEKINVPIGELDTKPFRDDFKVEEDTTHVPVDITDREVILVDDVLYTGRTIRAAIDNLVSLGRPSRVSLAVLVDRGHRELPIRADYVGKNIPTSRTEEIIVEMVEQDGQDRVLITEEL, encoded by the coding sequence ATGAAAACAAAAGAAGTTGTCGATGGTTTGACAATGAAACGTGCCATTACACGGATCACTTATGAAATCATTGAGCGCAACAAAGAGCTAGACAAGATTGTCTTGATTGGTATAAAAACACGGGGTGTTTACATTGCACAGCGGATTCAAGAACGATTAGCGCAACTTGAAAAGATTAATGTACCTATCGGTGAGTTGGATACCAAACCATTCCGCGATGATTTTAAAGTGGAAGAAGATACAACACATGTTCCTGTTGATATTACAGACCGCGAAGTTATCTTGGTAGATGATGTCCTATATACAGGACGCACCATTCGTGCTGCTATTGATAATCTAGTTAGCTTGGGACGTCCATCACGCGTGAGCTTGGCTGTTTTAGTAGACCGTGGGCATCGTGAGTTGCCGATTCGAGCAGATTATGTTGGAAAAAATATTCCGACAAGCCGAACAGAAGAGATTATTGTAGAAATGGTAGAACAGGATGGTCAAGACCGTGTCTTGATTACGGAGGAGTTATAA
- a CDS encoding uracil-xanthine permease family protein: protein MSQDVKYDVHDMPKPGLLVGLSFQHLFAMFGATVLVPILVGIDPAVALFSSGLGTLAHLTVTKYKVPAYMGSSFAYIAAMQMLMKTDGIAAVAQGAITGGLVYFIVALIVKFAGNAWIDKILPPVVVGPIIMVIGLSLASTAVNDVMLKDGKYNLTYFIIGIVTLFAVILFNVYGKKIVGIIPVLLGLIVGYVFALVLGAVTGEDIISFTKVSQASWFHVPPMHLPFLDYSVKFYPSAILTMAPIAFVTMTEHFGHVMVLNSLTEKDFFKDPGLDKTLAGDGLAQVIAGIFGAPPVTSYGENIGVMALNKIYSVYVIAGAAVLAIVMSFVGKVSALLQSIPTPVLGGISIALFGVIASSGLKILIEKQTDFDNKKNLLIASVILVAGIGGLTLQLSGLQISGVALSTVLGIVLYLILPEPKN, encoded by the coding sequence ATGAGTCAAGATGTGAAATATGATGTGCACGATATGCCAAAACCTGGTTTGCTTGTAGGATTGTCCTTTCAGCATTTGTTCGCTATGTTTGGAGCAACGGTTTTGGTTCCAATTCTGGTTGGAATTGACCCAGCAGTTGCCTTGTTTTCAAGTGGTCTTGGAACATTAGCGCATTTAACAGTTACTAAGTACAAAGTTCCAGCTTATATGGGGTCTAGTTTCGCTTATATTGCAGCTATGCAAATGTTGATGAAAACAGACGGTATCGCAGCAGTCGCTCAAGGTGCTATTACAGGTGGTTTGGTTTACTTCATTGTAGCTCTTATTGTGAAGTTTGCTGGGAATGCTTGGATTGATAAGATTTTGCCGCCAGTTGTGGTAGGACCAATCATTATGGTCATCGGACTAAGTCTGGCCAGCACAGCGGTAAACGATGTCATGTTAAAAGATGGTAAATACAATTTAACTTATTTCATTATTGGGATCGTTACTCTCTTTGCAGTCATTCTTTTCAATGTTTATGGTAAAAAGATTGTAGGAATTATTCCAGTGCTGTTGGGCTTGATTGTAGGATATGTCTTTGCGCTCGTTCTTGGAGCGGTAACAGGAGAAGACATCATTTCCTTTACAAAAGTGTCTCAAGCTTCATGGTTTCATGTCCCACCTATGCATCTTCCCTTCTTAGACTATAGCGTTAAATTCTACCCAAGTGCAATTTTAACAATGGCGCCAATTGCATTTGTGACTATGACAGAGCATTTTGGTCATGTCATGGTACTGAATAGTTTGACCGAAAAAGATTTCTTTAAAGACCCGGGATTGGATAAAACTCTTGCTGGAGACGGTCTTGCACAAGTGATAGCTGGGATTTTTGGTGCACCACCAGTGACTAGTTATGGTGAAAATATTGGTGTGATGGCTTTAAATAAAATCTATAGCGTTTATGTTATTGCAGGTGCAGCAGTACTTGCGATTGTGATGAGTTTTGTCGGAAAAGTATCGGCACTCTTACAATCTATTCCAACTCCAGTTCTAGGCGGTATTTCTATTGCGCTCTTTGGAGTCATCGCTTCTAGTGGTTTGAAAATTTTAATTGAAAAGCAAACAGACTTTGATAATAAGAAAAACCTGTTAATTGCCAGTGTAATTTTAGTTGCAGGAATTGGCGGCTTAACGCTTCAACTTTCAGGTCTGCAAATTTCAGGGGTTGCCTTGTCAACCGTTCTTGGTATTGTACTCTATCTTATCTTGCCTGAACCTAAAAATTAG